A single window of Gossypium hirsutum isolate 1008001.06 chromosome A10, Gossypium_hirsutum_v2.1, whole genome shotgun sequence DNA harbors:
- the LOC107895407 gene encoding uncharacterized protein HI_0077: MSHVQTERENETLVEAALRVLNTADPFEKARQGDSVASKWLQGTITRPYNPSQDLPVPDRPARLTNVKLVSPSLMPKLGKAGSLQSRQAIVHSLVHTESWAIDLSWDIIARFGKKEAMPREFFTDFVKVAQDEGRHFSLLAARLKELGSSYGALPAHDGLWGSAIATSKDLLARLAIEHCVHEARGLDVLPTTISRFRNGGDDDTADLLERVVYPEEITHCAAGVKWFKYLCLRSRNPSLYQDILALEESEAGRSETQMDKESEEVIHKFHAIVRTHFRGPLKPPFNEKARKAAGFGPQWYDPLAVKGPASQF, translated from the exons ATGAGTCACGTTCAAACAGAGAGAGAAAACGAGACGCTCGTAGAGGCGGCGCTTCGTGTCCTAAACACAGCCGACCCCTTCGAGAAGGCCCGGCAAGGCGACTCGGTGGCATCCAAATGGCTCCAAGGAACCATCACCCGTCCCTACAACCCATCGCAGGACCTTCCCGTTCCCGATCGCCCCGCCAGGCTCACCAAT GTTAAACTGGTGTCGCCAagtttgatgccaaagcttgggaAAGCAGGTAGCTTGCAGAGCAGGCAAGCCATTGTGCATAGTCTTGTGCATACCGAGAGTTGGGCTATTGACTTGTCTTGG GATATAATTGCTCGTTTCGGTAAGAAAGAAGCAATGCCAAGAGAATTCTTTACGGATTTTGTGAAGGTAGCTCAAGATGAAGGCCGGCACTTCAGCCTGCTTGCAGCTCGGCTTAAGGAGCTTGGTTCTTCTTATGGTGCATTACCTGCTCATGATGGGCTATGGGGTTCTGCAATCGCTACATCCAAGGACCTATTGGCTCGATTGGCAATTGAGCATTGCGTCCATGAG GCTAGGGGACTTGATGTTTTGCCAACAACCATCTCTAGGTTCCGTAACGGAGGCGATGATGACACAGCTGATTTACTGGAGAGAGTAGTTTACCCAGAAGAGATTACACATTGTGCTGCTGGAGTAAAGTGGTTTAAGTATCTTTGCTTGAGATCCAGAAATCCATCTTTGTATCAAGATATCCTGGCACTGGAAGAAAGTGAAGCAGGCAGAAGTGAGACTCAAATGGATAAAGAAAGTGAAGAGGTGATTCATAAATTTCATGCAATAGTAAGGACACACTTTAGGGGACCATTGAAACCACCCTTTAATGAGAAAGCAAGGAAAGCTGCTGGCTTCGGCCCTCAGTGGTATGATCCCCTCGCCGTGAAAGGCCCTGCCTCACAGTTCTAG